The sequence below is a genomic window from Coffea arabica cultivar ET-39 chromosome 8e, Coffea Arabica ET-39 HiFi, whole genome shotgun sequence.
aaaatttcatagTCCTaagcgattttttttttgaaaaaaaatttgtgtgAGTTGCATCTATGGTTGTAGAATTAGTTATTAGAATGAttgaaaaattggattttgatCGACTCATTGTAGATGGTAAGAGCTTGAAAGTAATTGATCAGATAATGCTTAGGATCACATCAAATTGTTTTTGCTTtgagttttcattttttattggtTTATTCATTGTGCAATTATTTATTGTGCTTTCAATAAGATTTGATTTTGATAAGATTGTGTGAGGATTCTAATAGCTTTCAAATGATAAGGTAGATAGTAGAATCATTTATACTTTTTGGTTTGGGGTTTCATTTCAATTTGTGGGAATTAGGTACCAGAAGAGCTATATTTTGTGTTATCAATGTTAATTATCATTGGATTTGCTAAAATTAGCATTTGTGGTGTACATTTAAAGCTTAAAGTAATGCAATTCAAAGCTTAAAGTAATAAATAGTGCTATAGTGCCACAAAAATTCAAGGCATTAGTTAGACGATTTTAGAATCAAAACAAGGAGGAATAACGAACATCATAGGTTAAGCTTACTATTGCTTTAGGTAGAATAATTTCAAATGTATTGCACTTTGAATATGTCTGAAGATCTACGTTGTATTTGATTGAACTGTTCCACTGATGATGCATTATCCTGTTGGGTTTAATTATTCTCGCTGGTTTTGGTTAAGATTGTCTTTGTTGCTTTCTCGATTCCTGAGATatgatcctttttcttttgtttagaaACATTAAAATTACCTCTCGTGCACTTGAAGTGTGAAGATGCTCATGGATTATTTGCATTAATATCATCAAGAAATTTTGTCAGATCTCGTTGCTTTTGGTTTCTCCTGAGGTACTATCTTGTccttttacttatttctttGCTTATACTTTCGGACTATTATTATAGATTGGTATAAattgctttgtttttttttccaaaatttgatgTTTCTGATCGGAGTTAAGTGTTCCATAGAAATTCAAATCCTCTGATATTTTCTTTAGGATTTTTTTGTTCAAATGTTTAGTAATCTGGTTTATGACATTGCTTCTTGTCTATAGCTTTTAACTTGGAGTTTCGTCTATAGAGTGAGTTTCTAAACCCATCGTTCACTGCTCGATAGGTATTTGCGTTCATGGGAATGAGAGGAGAATCAGAATGAAGCTGGAGCTCTCTGATGCTATTAGTCATTGAAAGTCTAGAGTCATTTTGCTTGTGGCCAATTAGAaatacttttttcttttctttgtcaaTTTTTTCAATTGGCACTGGTATACGTTTAGTCTTACTAAGTAGATTTTCTCTTTATACTGCATGTATATGCATTTTATTATTCGTTTGAATATATTGTAAAAGAAACTTATTGCTGTTAAATATCCTTTTCTAGGAACTGACAACTTGATTTGTGGTTTTTATCAACAAAAAACAAACTTATAACTATTAAATGCCTTTTTTAGGAACTAACAACTCGCTTTCTATATTTTTTCAAGCtatattttttccccttctcctcCATTACATgtgtctttttttatttttattttcattctaTGCAAAAGCAAGGAGCATCTTAATGATCTTAGAGTCTCTCATTATATTGTCTTGCATTTCTTTAACAGATTATTCATATTCACTGCTTAATAAAACTACAAAAACAGAATGGCAAAGTTTTTGGTGTATCTTTGTGTAACTTTTCATACGtaatatttgaatttgaatcatTGGGCATTTCTGGGCAACTTTGAAAATTACACCGCGCATCGAGCGGTGTTCTCCTCCTAGTCAACTTAATTGGCAACCATTGCAGACCATCCAACTTTCCAACTATTAAGTCAAGATCTTGGAAAgaccctcaaaaaaaaaatatatcttggaaaggatttttttttccttttaagaaTCTTGGAAAGGACCTATTTACCTTTATTCAGGACTATCTCtttattatctttttttatgtgattttttttttcttatttcttttgggtTAGGAATAGAAATGGAGAATTTTGACTCCTCACcccactattatttttatttggttTTCTGCACCCTATTAAGTAAATTTTTAATATAGCACTATTCTCAGACTTCCAATGTTGGATAAGGCAGATAGATAGTATACTACTTATTTTCCCTCTTATAAAGTGGATATCTACTCTTTTTTGTTAGCTGCAGAAATTCAATTGTCCAAATACTTGtaagaagttaaaaaaaaatcttatacAATATACACCCTCTATATTTTCCATcacatattttaaaaataaaaaatcgcGATTAGAAAATTATGTATGACGCAGTAATGGACATGGTGCTGCATATGCATAGTAGCTAGAGGTCTTTTATGTTTTATAGATGTGCAAAACACAAATATTAGAttcctcccaaaaaaaaagcagaaaaagacagaaaaaggaaaaactaatATGAATTTAAAATACCTTTCACATATCATTTCTCGTATTTGCTGGTGATCCTCGCCGAAATGCTTCAGAAGTCAACCCCAGAGGATTCCAAATATGACGAATGAATAAGAAATCGCTGGTGAAGCAAGCCAGTGTTGATTGATTTGAGACTAATAGAGTAGCTGATGGAGATTACTTTGACTTTGCAAGTAAATTATGGCGGCTGACCCTTGGAAGGCTGACTTTgattgattgaaaaaaaaatgaggagcACTTTAGCCCCAATGTTGCAGTCACTTAATTAAAAGAGGAGGAGAAAAGCAACAACGGATATGGTATAATTAAGTCGAATACTGTAGTATTCAATCTTGCTTGATTATTTTATcaagtttgaaattttatttaaatttgatttgtttatttatcAAATCAAGTTGAAACGAATTTTTATCGAATATATAACagtatttaaatttgatttaattacttgacaaatcaaattcgaaCGAACTTTTATCAAGAAGAATTTGATTCTAGCATCGAGTAGTTGGTTCATTTTTCAACCCTAACCATAAATGGACGATGCAAATGCCATCCCATATAATAAATGACCCGGCAACGGCAGGTTTTCGTTGCTGTAGTAAAAAACACAGGAATGGTGCTAATTGATTTTGTTTTATCACAAGTTTCAGATCCATGGTGGATGGGTTTTCTAAACCAGAAACTTAATCAGCAGCAGGTCAATCACAGTCTACCATGTTTTATTGTGCTGAAGATAAAGCTTAATCTTAATCTCTAGTATCTGAAATAACTACATACTAAACCTAGATATCTTTCGGGCGATTGTTTTTCATGCGTGTTGCATAGGTAGGATATGCATAACTTAATCGAAAATGGAGATCTTTGGCTGGCTGAATTGGTTACAGAAGGAAACGAATCAAAAAGGAGCGTTGCACTGAATTTTCTTCTCAAGGTATTTCAATGTCGAATATATAACGCTgtttaaatttgatttaattagttggtaaatcaaattcaaacgAACTCTTACCGAGATAAGTTCGATTTATTTTTCAACCCTAACAACGGACAGATATGCAGTATGAATACTTAGCAATGTGAGTAAttcgtccttttttttttcctcttttgttAAGTAAAATTTTTAGTCAATATTTGCCAACAGATATGCTTGAATTTCTCATGGCAATTGGATTTGCTGCGAGAAAAGAACTTGTATTCAAACTTCAGTCAGAGATAATAATCGATCTGAGCCCTTGTACTAATTGTTATTACTGGTGACAAACTCTTCATGCATTACAAACTGGGGAATCAGCTGCACTAACCAATCAGAGAATCGATCGCTGATCGATTCCGGGCCGACCAGAAATCGAAACCGTTGATTGAAGGTCGAAGATACAGTGGCGAAGGTCACAcataatgtaaaaaaaaataaatagaataaaatttggaccttatatatatatattttttttatcaaatcttAACCATCAACCTTCTTCTGTCCCATATTCTAGATCCGAGCGCACCCTAATTGGCACTAGGTCAGGTGCGTAGTAGGTAGGGATTGTGGCTACTACGTGCCTAAAGATAGAGCTGCGAAAAAATGCTCACCATTTTgccttaaaaataaataaataaaaatacagGTTGCCTTGTACCACTGCATTATGAACCAGTACCAGTTTTTCTTTCTGGGCAAATTCAGTACCGGTTGTCTTGTCCGTTTAGAGGTCTTTCTCCATCGGATCGCGAGCAAAAAGTTGttactattttttttgtaattcttaaAAAGCTACTCACTCTTGCTTCCCCCTTATGATCTCTGGCCCAAGAAAGGGAGAAAAATCCCAAAGGTCCAACCACTATTGTTTTGGTTAAAAACATCGACTTTTCTTGTCGGTTCTTGCACGTGATTTGAGTGGTGcaataatcttttttttttcttagttctTGCACGTGGTTTGACTataattcattttattttatcatcaaATCCAAGAGCTGcaataatcatcaaattgagATAGAAAATATGGTACAAATAGACAGaacttttctttcaaaaaaaaaaaaatagacagaacttttcttgattctttttctttttctttttcttttgttggaaTACAAAAACATGTTTAAtgccaaaaaataaatttaagatTTTCATTACTATGATTTATAAATTTCAACCCTCCAGTGCTTtagcataattttttttaacgataacaacaaaatgaaaaaattaaaaatagaaaaGGTCTCGAAATAGACCCTATAATGTTGCGTAAACTCTTTTTTATATCTTGgtggttaaaaaaaaacttttcttttgggaaaagaattctttttttttttttttggataaaggatttttatttttttgataatCCATATGTTGCTTATATTATATAGGGAAAAACGTGCTGGATTATAGCTGAGCTGATGCACCTGGAAAGCCATATGCATGTGATGGCATGGCACGTAGTAGCATGCCACAATCGGGGTCGACGTGGGACGATTTTAgcctttattctttttttctccaAATCTTTTGCCAACAgcccaattatttttttttagtgacATGAAATTCTTCACAACACAACAAAAATAGTAGTCTCATCAGCTTATCTAACTTTTGCATCCATCGAGTGATCAAATACTTgcagcgaaaaaaatctaagggtTGTGCCAAAACACTCCCTTAATCTAGTTGGATCTGTATACCCACTAACCCCTTACCACagcctccttaggctcccctccccctagattaggataaAATAGGTTATACaaaatgtatcgttgctgacaaaaaaaaaaaaaaagagtgattAAATACTTGCAAGAAAGTAAATCAGACAATACGCTCCGTTTGAATTAGCTTTTGTTAGAGgtgttttttaaatattttactatAACGGTATAGATAAAAAACTTTTATTATAAatgttttttgaaatatttgaaatattatatgGATTAGATgtcttttaagttttttttttaatttgtacaTTAGTGtagtattgtatttgaaaattttaattttaaaaaataggcCAATCCAAACGTAGATCTTTCAGTTTTGCAGATGCTCATTGAGGAAAAAGCAATCGACCTTTCCCCATCTTTTCCCCAACTTCTTGCTCTCGAACATGTTTAAACTTATGGATGGGTACGAATTACGATCCCTATACCAATTAGATAGGGtcctttatttttctgtttcctttattttcccaCTAAGTGAataattagttttgttttcaaaGTCGTTTAAAATATCAATGAAAGCATGCTTTAGATTAATTAAAACTTTGGAAGGGCCTTTTTACTAACAAATCCTAAGACCTACCTCTCATAATTAACTTCTTTTCAACAATGCTAcggaaaataaatgaaaaacctAATGATAAGACACCACTACCTTTTAGCTCACAGGGATAGATGTTAATTATGACTAGTTGATACGCTAAAAATCCAAGATCAAGCCCTCAATCTTTAGAAGGCAacctaaattataaaatacaCTTGGGAACCAATCAACCTTGCTTGAGTCCATAAAACACTTGCATTTAATCAAAACTCTAAAACACAGTTTCCTTTTAAATGAAACCTTGATTATTAGATGACAAAATCCGTCAAGATTAATAATATATTTAGAGTAAGCTATAGGAAACAAATTTACAATCTAACACATGCAACACGCTTAAAACGTCATAAGTTGTTAGGTTCTAGGCTGACAGATCTTTGTTcttttcatttccaattgatgtTCGTTTTTAATACCATGCAGCATGATGGTAGGGATGCAACGTGGCATGTAttcttgtccaaaattttctgaaaatttcaccaattgaTGCAAATGCATCTGTCTAGTTCGATGGTTATTTAGTCCCCTTCAAATAGctgaaaatttcaccaattgaTGCAAATGCATCTGTCTAGTTCGATGGTTATTTAGTCCCCTTCAAATAGAAGTACATCTAAAATAGAATTTATcgtgtttgaaaaaaaaatgatggtaGGAATGATTAGCTTGTGACCTGTCTTgataaaagaaagagaaggacgAATGAGCTTGTGACTTGTGACGATTACACTTAACTTTTTAAGGGAAACAGGATCAATCATCCATCCCAATAattggaacaaaaaaaaaattactgtggAGTTATGGAAAATCCAGCCCACCAAACAAAATCTTCGAGGATCAAGAGAGATATATTGATTTGGTTCCGTGTCCATTTTTGCAGCCGGGATTTTGATAGGAGAAGAAGGGAGAGAAAGGTCTGCTGTTTGGGGCTTTGTAAGGGACAGAAGAGAATGCAAATTGAAAGATTAGGTGAGAATCTATTTTGCagttaaaatgaaaaaaacttTCTGCCCAAATATGGGTGGAAAAGAAAGGCAGGCTGAATAAAGCTCTATGAGATTTTTTAATGTACTACTTCTATCTTTAGATGTATattcaataaaattttattggcgtacatatttataattttttcatttctttcctaaACTCTCAAACAATATCAAACTTTATTATCTTTTTGGCTCTTCTTTCATAACTTTAACATTTCCCATCTTTGCTTTTctattgacaggttgtcgagcctgtacaataataaatacctactcgagaaaaatatagattttgtatatagcggtgagtagagtcgaatccacagggattggggataacttatttcttttagagtccgaagtatggggggtttttggagaatataaaataactaattaactacctagtaaaacaactaatagaaataaacaaaaattaatcAATAATCAATACAACTCTAGTCAAAGGTACAACTTTTCAGATacggtccattcaactgatcatcgatgcaaagataattcaattactcattactagattggttatagttgtcatacacgcgataaacaaccaacatttccttaccttttcgatagttaaggtacgaccattaactatttccctaaccaagaaataaccctaggcaCGACtataagatttaatttctcaattgcaataagaattagaaaagcccaaccctaaccaacaaacatgttacgagggtttgtttaaattagatcatacatttccctaacatgaaaccaatcacgctagtcaccactggtattaatcaattgaacaattacggattcaatcaattaatatgaccgtagattattaggttaattaGAATATCGCGCctttgacattcaaataacataacaagcataagcaattaaatcaggaaacgtacgaataccaatgaataaaaaaaataaaaaaaattatggatcccctaaacataaaattcaaacaaaatatATCCATTAATGCAATATCCAATCcaataagaaaaggaaattataACAAAATTAATGCTAAATTAGCGTTCTATCATCTATCCTAAAATTGAGGATTCTCTTGGAAGGAAGTGGCAATGCTCAACCATACAGGTAAAGATTGGTAATGTGattttcaaatcaatttgaaatatttgaacGTGCATGTCCATGTTTATCTGCATCTTTTGCTTCCTTCTTCAGGATCCTCGTCCTTCCATGCACTGAAGAACTGAAAAAGAATGCACTCGGTCCAGTGTGCTGGCGAAGATCTTTGATACTcttttgaaaatcattttcaCATTTTACTTGGGTCATGGTTGAATCAGTATTAATGAATGGAGTAGAAAAGATATCTTTAATCATGCATGAAACCATAACCTACTGATGACATTATGCATGAATCATTATATAAAGTGGAGTCAATTCAAGTTCTTGCATTAAGACAGTAGAGGGAAGGTTTAGTTCAGTAAAGCAACCACGATTTTGAGATAAACTGCACTGGCGATCAGGTCTTCCCAACTGAAAGAGAAGTAAGAAATGAATCGTCAACTTCCTTTACTTGTCTTTTATATTGGCCTACAGGTGGATTTTAATTTACCCCAGCGTTTTGACATTACCTATGTCGATTCGGACCAAGAGAAGAAGCAGCCCATCATGATTCATCGTGCAGTTCTGGGATCCTTGGAGcttttttttgtagttttcaTAGAGCATTATGCTTGTGAATTCCCGCTGTGGCTTTCTCCTACCCAAGCTCGGATATTTCCAGTCACAGATGCACAGGTATTTGCCACTTTATTTTGTCCCAGATATATTGGGGGACTAGTTGTAAGGCTAGCTAGGTGAGAATTAAACGGTTTGTTTGCATTAGGGAAGCTAGCCTATAGTCAAACCTTGCTCTATTAtgtacttcttttctcatttgttgCCGAGAAGAAGGTTGAGGAAACTAATTCAAAACGAATTAGCACTTCTCTTAATCTGCTTAATCTTAATTGGTTGCGGAAATTTGGCATCTTCTTGTTTAGAAACTTATTAGAAATGGAGAGAAGCAGAAAATCCCATTGATGGCTGTTGTTGGCCCCAAAGATGCAGAAACACAAACTGTAACTGTTAGGTCGGGACTGTGCCAATTGATGAATTTATCACCCGAATCAAGCGTGCAGTTGAGAGCAGAATATACAAGCTCAGAAGTATCAAAAAATACACGTTCTCTACAAGATTTGTAGTTCTTACTTCACTGCGTCAAGTGGCACTATCAAGAATATTTGATATTAGTTAATACAAAAACATAAGAGTTGATTAACTCTTTAACTGGAGTATCTGCTTCAACATTCAATATCATCAGTTTGAATTTGGGTTGACAATTTGAGTATAATGGCATCTTTTTATCTAAACAAGGGTGAGTGGAAGAAGGTAAATCTTCTCTTTTTTGCACGTCTCACTGGAAATCCATCAGTAGGACACAAGAAATATTTTTCGGAATTGGCCTTTGCATTGACAGAACAATGTCTgttaatattattattttgtccACAGCTTTTCATTACAATCTGCAACACGATGAAGAGAATACTCGTAGGGTACAGACCTTTTCCCTACTCTTTTTCTCATTTCTAGACAGTTTCTGCAGAACAAGTGAAGCTTACCATTTCCGAGCTTTATCACGCCAAGAATTAAGCTACATGATCACATTATATTTTAGCTATCCTAATAAATCATCTCCCTgatttcctctctttctctATATTCCATATCAATTCATGGTCTAAAGGACGTGGACATTGAATATCTTTACCCAAAACAAAAGCAGGCATTCCCATTATTTCCTCTAAACACAAGAATCCATCACATATGTTCTAATCATTATTCACaaaatcaatataaaaaaaaaaatcaagtcaatAACACGAAAGACTAACATAAACTCTCCCAATATGTATAATACATATCAAAACCCTATAACTAACTAGCAAAAGCATGTGAAGAAATAACATGTCCGGGAGTCAAGTACACATCAATATGAACATCAGCTACACTCCTTGCTGTATCCTGGCCCCATAGCCATTAACTCCACTTACACCATTGGAGTTACAAGGGTATTTATTAATTGAGCTATCACcttccctttttctcttcaagACAATAAACCATTTGAAAGCTGCAAGGGCAGCTGCCATGGCTCCAATCCCTATAATTATACCAATGTATGCATTCTTTTCAGGCTGCAAGATGTCAAGCCCTTTAAAAATGTTTACAATGCTGAGAATAATCACTGTGTAGCCAACAACATAGTGGTAGATGTTCCAATAAAATCTAAGATCTGGCTTTGGCCTCAATAGCAAGGCGAATACCTACAAGTACATAGCcaacaaaattaattaaagaaagaagaaaaaaaaaatttttaaaaaaaaagaaaacgagAGATATGTAGCACCTTGCAGCGTAGTTATCTTTATTAATGAATAATTGACAATGAAATCTTTGAGTATATACTGATTTCCTACATTGTACCTAGAGGGaatcctctcttttttcctACTAATTTGTAAAGGAAGTTATTTAATTTTAGAAACTGGCCACGATACTCTGTAATGAAGCCAAATTCCAAAGCTATAAACAAAAAAAGGTGCATAATTCTAAAAAAAAGCCTTTTTTTAGCTGCTAAAAGTATTCGTTCAATTTATTCATATACTAAcagtgtaatttttttaaaaaaattattgtatacactgtcagtgtaggaaagattaatccatagtTTTAATATAACACTATCTTGAAATGAATTTAAGTGAGATAGAAGGTGTTACAAGATTTCTAAGAACACCCATCCAATCATGGAAACAAAAAATAGGTACCTGAACTGTTGCGACGCAGACCATAGTGATACCAATGGCCTTATGGGCGTCTTGTGAAACTCCAGATTCATCGCCAAGTTTGAGACCTGCTCCCAATCCACAAACACCTCACAAACTAGCCATTGAAAATTGTGAGCTGGAAAACGACACCAATGAATGCTTTCAAGAAATGGAATCGAGTCCTTGAGTGCCATGGCCGAGTCGGGCAAAAATATTCATGCTAGATGGTCTTTGCTACACCGATATGGTATAATAATATATGCATGTTTGTTTACACCTACTTTTGAGAGTTCTACCTAATAATTCTACGTCCCCAATGAAATACAACATAGCATTTTTTGTCCCAAATGAATGTATACTTGGCCAGCATTATGATTATTACCAGCATAAGATTACTCTTATTTGAGTTGAAATACAACAGCTtgtaaaaatgggaaaaaaaaaaaacatgagcCAAAGTACTCGAAACTTAATCAACAAAAATTATAAGTAATATAGTAGACTGATGCACAGGATCATCATAGTAACAGCTGCACTGGGGAAAATGAaaatactaacaattatagCAATGACCCGTCCAGAACCAGACGAATAATTGAATACTTTATGAAATGGGTGGAgtaacaaatatatatatatatatatatataaaactaGAAGGGCCATTTCAAGAGCAGCATCCAAAATGCCCATACGGACTCAATTTGTTATTTCAAGATAAAGTAGACAAAAagtaaaactaagaaaaaaaaattgtcttgGGAAATTGCAATTTTTTCGTTTTatacaaacaaatttttttttctttccttcgaCTTTGCATTGAAAGAACATACTTCAAAATGATATGATTTAACCTCGAATACATTCAAATGTAACAGATGAAAATGGAACTCAGAGAATTGATGTGTGTTCGAATCATCATGGGAACTATCAATCGTTGGTATGCTCATGAGGGGAGAAACCCAATCAAGGCGAAAAACCTACGAAATTGTTTTGGGTTCTTCGGGGCCTGTGTTGTCAATGTCTAAAAAGGGCCTGTGTTGTCGGCCATTCGATTCCCAGAATTACTATCTCGACCCAAATCAGATATTTAAGAGTCTAAATACTGAGTAGACTAATTAACTAAATCTTATTGTCACTAACTACCCATGTTACGGCCCAGATTTCTGAATTAAAAATACAGGTTTTACTTGGTCTACCTACTCTTTGGAATTGGGCTACACTGCTTATTTAGCTGAAGGAGCTATTTGGGATTTTTCAGTTGGATCCAACAAATGGACAGTACCTCTTAAATAACGAACGATTTTGTTGACAAATAAATTTACACATTCTTTCATGACcccaaaaagggcaaaaaaaaaaaaaagaaaacaattaagTCTTACATCTTCCTGGCTAATTTTCCATTGAAAAATGTGTGTTTGGAAAATGCAATCACCTTCTTACCCATAAACACTTTTTTCGATcacttttttacctcacatatatcaaattgctATAGTAATTCTACTATAAACAgtccagaaaaatgcaatccaaacaagttgTTGCTTTCTCTTTGTTGAAATCTGTGGTACGTTCTAGGTTTTTGCCTTATGTTCGCATGAAAAATTTTCATTACGTTGTGGATGGTATAATAAAAAGAATTAACTGCAATATTGAAATTCTTGATGGTTGCCCACACTTTAACATTATAAAATGAACGTTTTTAACTGCTATTGTTTTCATGCTTATGAAATGTAATCATATGCCTAAATGCAACCATCAGTTTTTTATAGTTATTTTTGGTCACGATTATAACATACTCACACATTTGTTGCATTTTCTGTATGAGAGTTTCCAGTTCTTGAAGGGGAATATATAACCAGAAAATTGTCCCATAATTTGACACCAATTTGAATAACCTCCAAAGAACCTACTTTTGCAGATTCTAAAATGCAAAAGAAGTCTGATTTGAGCATAGGAAAATCCAAAAACTGGAGAACCTTCCTTTTTGTATACATATCGTAAGCAAAATCTGTGCATTGG
It includes:
- the LOC140012839 gene encoding cytochrome b561 and DOMON domain-containing protein At5g35735-like, coding for MGLKLGDESGVSQDAHKAIGITMVCVATVQVFALLLRPKPDLRFYWNIYHYVVGYTVIILSIVNIFKGLDILQPEKNAYIGIIIGIGAMAAALAAFKWFIVLKRKREGDSSINKYPCNSNGVSGVNGYGARIQQGV